The Arcobacter sp. F2176 genomic sequence TAGTTGTAATTTTTGGATTTTTTAGTAGATCTTTAATGCCTTTTCTAAATATTAAAGTATCATTTTTGTGTTCAGTCCAACTTCTATAAATACTTTTTCCATTTTTATCTATAAGCATAAACCAAATATTTTTAAAACTTGTATTAATCCCAAGTTCTTTAGAAAAGGTAGATAAATCTAAATTCTGTATATCTTTTGTTATAAATGCATTTTTTATATTTTCAAATTTTGATGTTGCAATTGCAAGAGACAAAGTAGCTGTTTTTTTATCTTCAATTAAAAAATTAATATTTTTATTAATTTGGGTTGATAAAATATTGAATTTATTATTTAATAACTCTTTTTCATGGTTTTTTAAGTAGTTATAAGAGATAAAAACAAAAGTAAAAATTATTATTAAAAATAAGACAATGTAAATAGTTAAAGTTTTTTTATTCATGTATTTATTATATCCTTACTTATATAAAATATTAAAAGAAATATTTATTTGAAAATTTATTTTTTTTTGCTACAATCCTGACATGATAAAAAGATACCCTACAAAAAAAATATTCGTTGGTAATGTTGCTATTGGTGGTGATGCACCAATCTCTGTACAATCAATGACATATACAAAAACATCAGATATACAAGCTACTGTTGAGCAAATAAAACTATTGCATTTTGCAGGTGCAGATATAGTAAGAGTTGCTGTTCCTGATATGGAAGCAGCATTAGCATTAAAAAGCATCAAAGAACAAAGCTCTTTACCTTTAGTTGCTGATATTCATTTTAATTATAAATTAGCACTTATTGCTGCAGAATCTGTGGATTGTATAAGATTAAATCCAGGTAATATTGGTAGTAAAGATAGAGTAAAAGAAGTTGTTAAAGCTTGTCAAAATAGAAACTTACCAATAAGGATTGGTGTTAATTGTGGCTCACTAGAAAAAGAGTTTGAAAATAAGTATGGACAAACACCAGAAGGCATGGTAGCAAGTGCTGATTATAATATCAAATTTTTAGAAGACTTAGGATTTACAGATATAAAAGTTTCACTAAAAGCTAGTGATGTTCAAAGAACGGTTCAAGCCTATAGAAACTTAAGACCTATGAATAATTATCCTTTTCATTTAGGAGTTACAGAAGCTGGAACGCTATTTCATTCAACTATAAAATCTTCAATTGCATTAGGAAGTTTATTACTTGATGGTATTGGAGATACTATGCGTATTTCAATAACTGGTGAATTAGAAAAAGAAATAGAAGTGGGGCGAGCAATTTTAAAAGATGCAGGTCTTACAAAAGAAGGATTAAATATTATTTCGTGTCCAACTTGTGGAAGAATAGAAGCTGATTTAGTAACAGCAGTAGCACAAGTGGAAGAGAGAACAAAACATATAAGAACTCCACTAAATGTTTCAGTTATGGGATGTGTAGTAAATGCTTTAGGTGAAGCAAAAAGTGCAGATGTTGCAATTGCCTATGGAAAAGGTAGTGGTTTGATTATAAAAAAAGGTGAAACCATTGCTAAACTTCCAACAGAAGAACTTCTTGAAAGATTTTTAGAAGAGGTTGAAAAAGAAGTAGAAAACCAAAAAGAGTAAATTAACAAAACAATAATCTATTCTTAGCTAAAATATTATCCTTTAATTGGAGAAATAATGGATAGTATTTATAGTTTAAACATAGAACGAGCAGTATTAAGTTCGATTTTATTTAATCCCGATGAGATAGAAGATGTTTTAGGCGTTCTAAAACCAAAAGACTTCTATCTTCCTGCTCATCAGAAAATCTTTGCAGTTATGGAAAAACTCCATAATGAAGATATGCCAATAGATGAAGAGTTTATTCGAAGAAGAGTAAATTCAAAAGATGTTGATGATGATATTTTAATAGAGATACTTTCTGCAAATCCAATCACAAATACCTTAGCATATACAAGAGAGATAAAAGATGCAAGTGTAAAAAGAGAACTTGCAACTTTAGCAACTACAATAAAAAAAGTTGCAATAGAAGATGATATCGCAGCAACAGAAGCTGTTGATACTGTACAAAATGCACTTTATAAAATCACTACTGATTCAGCCTCAACAGAACTTAAAGATATACATGTAATCACTGATGATACCTTGTCATATATAAAAAGAATGAAAGAACTTGGTGGAAAACACCTTATTGGTGAAACTACAGGTTTTTATGAATTGGATAAAAAAACAACAGGTTTTAATGATGGGGATTTAATTATTATTGCAGCAAGGCCAGCTATGGGGAAAACGGCTTTAGTTTTAAATATGGCACTTAAAAATGTTGAAGCAAATAGAGGAGTGATTTTTTTCTCACTTGAAATGCCAGCAGAACAATTAATGCTAAGAATGTTAGCTGCTAAGACTTCAATTCCTTTACAAAATCTTAGAAAAGGTGATTTAGATGATGCTCAATGGTCAAATTTAAGTGGTGCTTTTGAGGACTTAAATAAAAAAAGACTTTTTGTTGATGATGGGGGAAGTGTAAATATTAATCAACTTCGAGCAAGAGTGCGAAAATTAGCTCAAAATAAAGATAATAATATCTCTTTAGTAATTATCGATTATTTACAACTTATGCAAGGAACTGGAAATAAAGATAGACACCAAGAAGTTTCTGATATTTCAAGGGGACTTAAAATGTTGGCAAGAGAGATGAAAATACCAATTATTGCCCTTTCTCAGCTAAATAGGGGACTTGAAAATAGACCTGACAAAAGACCAATGTTAAGTGACTTAAGAGAGTCTGGTTCTATTGAGCAAGATGCCGATATTATTATGTTTGTTTATAGGGATGATGTATATAAAGAAAGAGATGAAGCTAGAAAAGAAAAAGAGGCAAAAGATAAAGGTGAAGATTATAAATCAACCTTTACAAATAAGCCAGTAGAAGAAGCTGAGGTAATCATAGGTAAACAAAGAAATGGACCAATTGGAACAGTAAGACTTGATTTCCATAAAGCTTTAACAAAATTTGTAGATAAAGAACATAGAGGTGAAGCACCTATTGAAGTTGTTTTTGAAACAGTTGCAGATAATCAAAAAGAGACAAATATTGATATTCCAAATATTCTTTAGGAGAGCCTTTTGTTAGAAAAAATAAATCTAAATGATATAAAAGATATTGCACTAAAAGCTAGCGAAGTAATAATGGAAATTTATAAAAAAGATTTTGAAGTGGAGTATAAAGAAGACAACTCTCCACTTACTGAGGCTGATATAAAATCAAATGAAATAATTTGTAATAGTTTGATAAATTTATATCCAAATATTCCAATTATGTCTGAAGAGAATAAACAAACAGATTATGAACAAAGAAAAGATTGGGAGTATTATTGGTGTATTGATCCAATAGATGGAACAAAAGAGTTTGTCAAAAAAAATGGAGAGTTTACTGTAAATATTGCTTTGATACATAATCAAGAACCAGTTTTAGGAGTAGTTTATGCTCCTGTAATTGATGTTATGTATAGTGCTAAAAAAGGAGTAGGTGCTTTTAAAAATATGCATAAACTGCCTATAAAAAGAGATGATAACAAATATATAATAGTTGCAAGTAAATCACACATGTCAGAAGAAACACAAACATATATTGATAACATAGAAACAGTAAAAGAAAAACAAATGATTTCTATGGGAAGTTCATTAAAGCTATGTTTAGTTGCAGATGGTAGTGCAGATTGTTATCCAAGAATTGCACCTACTATGGAATGGGATACAGCAGCAGCTGATGCAATTGTAAGATGTGCAGGGAAAATGACTTATAATTTTGAAGTAGAAAAACCACTAATTTACAATAAAAAGGATTTATTGAATCCAAATTTTGTGGTTAAATAATATATAATAAGTTATAAAGGAGTTAAAATGAAATATGATTTTTTTAACGATTATGATTTTATACCATATGATTTGGCAATAAAATTTGATTATAGATTAGAAAATGTAGTTAACAAATTACAAAATTTTTTTAAAAATGTAAAAATCGACTCCTTTGAAGATGAATATGTCGAATTCTATTTAGCAGGGTCATGTATAAAAGCTGATAGTTTTAGAGATATTGATATATTTTTATTTACAAAAGAAAAACTAAAAAGAGTATGTTCTAATTTAGATAGGAAATATTTTTTATATGAAAACAACTCAAACACTTATCTTTATGATACTGATTTAGTTCAAATAGTATACAGGGAAAGATTTTTAGATAAAGATTTAAAATTTATTGTAGATATATTTGATTTTCATTCGACAAAAATAGGCTTTAAGTGTGTTTTAGATACTAAAAACTTTGAAATAACAGTCAATAATGCTGATGTAAGAGAAGATTTTGTTAACTATGTACTTACAAAAAAAAATGGTTTGACAAGAGTAAACTTAAACCCTTTTGTAACTCTTCAACGGGCAATTCATTTTTTAAAAAGAGGTGATGATGTTCCATTTTATGTATTTTTGGAAATTTTTTCAAAAATATCATTGATTGAAAAAGATGAACCAATAGAAAAATATTTTGATAGATTACAAGGTGATGAAGAAAAAGTTAAGGAAGTAAAAGATGCTATTTCTAAATATTTATCATTTAAGAATAATTAAAGAGTAATTAAAAAACAATTAAAAAATTTAATGATATAATTTATTTTATTATTTAAAAGGTAGAAAATGGTAAACACAAAAGCTTTTTCATTGCTTGAACTAATTTTTGCAATAGTTATAATAGGAATAATCTCAACTGTAGCCGTTCCCAAACTTTTAAATACAAAAGATAATGCTGAGGCTGCAATTGTTCAAAAAGACATATCAACAATAGTATCCTCAGTTAGGGCATACTATATGGTAAATGACAAACTTGACAATTTTGAAGATGCTTTAACTTTGAACCCTAATACTTGGGAAATAGATGGTACAACTGCTACTTATGAAGATGATGATACTTCTTGTGTATCTGTAAATATTGAAAATAAAAAATTAAATGTAATTTTAAATGATGAAAACAGTGGAAGTGTTTGCGAAAAAATAATAGCTTCTGGTCTTTCTTCTTCTATTTATGATTTATAATAGGAATATAATGCAAAAAGCAATTTTTTTAGATAGAGATGGTGTTATTAACATTGAAAAAAACTATTTATACAAAGCTGAAGATTTTGAGTTTATAACTGGTGTTTTTGATACTTTAAAATATCTACAAGATAATGATTATAAACTTTTTATAATAACTAATCAATCGGGTATTGGAAGAGGATATTATACACAAGAAGATTTTAATAGTTTAACTTCATGGATGATAAAAGAGTTTGTAAAAAATGGTATAACTATCTCTCAAGTAGAACTTTGTCCCCATGCCCCAACTCAAGAGTGCAATTGTAGAAAACCAAAAACTGGAATGATAGATAATATTCTAAAAAATCATAAAATTGATTTAGAAAACTCTTGGTTAATTGGGGATAAAAATTCTGATATTTTATGTGCAAAGAATGCTGGTATTAAAAACACTATTCAAGTAAAATCTGGACATGAATTTGATGAATCAAGTAGCTTAGCAAATTTTGTTTGTGACTCAATAAAAGAAGTTAAAAATATAATTATTCCTGCTTCCTAACTCTTAAAAATGAAGCAAATTTTGGTTTACCATTTTTTGTTAAATCGTAATATTTAAATGTAATTTGTTCTCCTATTTTTGGTGGATTTAGTCTTTGTTTATCACTAAAACCATTTCCAAGATTAAAAAATATTCCATTATTTAGTTTTATTTCTAAACTTTTCATTTTTTCATTATTATAATTTATTCTTTGAACAATTCCCTCTTCATCATAAAACTTTTTTACTTTTAGAGAATTTTTACTTCTTTTGTTTACATATTCAAGGTTTGGATTTTTTATTATTACCCCTTCACCTTTTAAT encodes the following:
- the ispG gene encoding flavodoxin-dependent (E)-4-hydroxy-3-methylbut-2-enyl-diphosphate synthase — its product is MIKRYPTKKIFVGNVAIGGDAPISVQSMTYTKTSDIQATVEQIKLLHFAGADIVRVAVPDMEAALALKSIKEQSSLPLVADIHFNYKLALIAAESVDCIRLNPGNIGSKDRVKEVVKACQNRNLPIRIGVNCGSLEKEFENKYGQTPEGMVASADYNIKFLEDLGFTDIKVSLKASDVQRTVQAYRNLRPMNNYPFHLGVTEAGTLFHSTIKSSIALGSLLLDGIGDTMRISITGELEKEIEVGRAILKDAGLTKEGLNIISCPTCGRIEADLVTAVAQVEERTKHIRTPLNVSVMGCVVNALGEAKSADVAIAYGKGSGLIIKKGETIAKLPTEELLERFLEEVEKEVENQKE
- a CDS encoding replicative DNA helicase, which produces MDSIYSLNIERAVLSSILFNPDEIEDVLGVLKPKDFYLPAHQKIFAVMEKLHNEDMPIDEEFIRRRVNSKDVDDDILIEILSANPITNTLAYTREIKDASVKRELATLATTIKKVAIEDDIAATEAVDTVQNALYKITTDSASTELKDIHVITDDTLSYIKRMKELGGKHLIGETTGFYELDKKTTGFNDGDLIIIAARPAMGKTALVLNMALKNVEANRGVIFFSLEMPAEQLMLRMLAAKTSIPLQNLRKGDLDDAQWSNLSGAFEDLNKKRLFVDDGGSVNINQLRARVRKLAQNKDNNISLVIIDYLQLMQGTGNKDRHQEVSDISRGLKMLAREMKIPIIALSQLNRGLENRPDKRPMLSDLRESGSIEQDADIIMFVYRDDVYKERDEARKEKEAKDKGEDYKSTFTNKPVEEAEVIIGKQRNGPIGTVRLDFHKALTKFVDKEHRGEAPIEVVFETVADNQKETNIDIPNIL
- the cysQ gene encoding 3'(2'),5'-bisphosphate nucleotidase CysQ → MLEKINLNDIKDIALKASEVIMEIYKKDFEVEYKEDNSPLTEADIKSNEIICNSLINLYPNIPIMSEENKQTDYEQRKDWEYYWCIDPIDGTKEFVKKNGEFTVNIALIHNQEPVLGVVYAPVIDVMYSAKKGVGAFKNMHKLPIKRDDNKYIIVASKSHMSEETQTYIDNIETVKEKQMISMGSSLKLCLVADGSADCYPRIAPTMEWDTAAADAIVRCAGKMTYNFEVEKPLIYNKKDLLNPNFVVK
- a CDS encoding prepilin-type N-terminal cleavage/methylation domain-containing protein, with product MVNTKAFSLLELIFAIVIIGIISTVAVPKLLNTKDNAEAAIVQKDISTIVSSVRAYYMVNDKLDNFEDALTLNPNTWEIDGTTATYEDDDTSCVSVNIENKKLNVILNDENSGSVCEKIIASGLSSSIYDL
- the gmhB gene encoding D-glycero-beta-D-manno-heptose 1,7-bisphosphate 7-phosphatase; the protein is MQKAIFLDRDGVINIEKNYLYKAEDFEFITGVFDTLKYLQDNDYKLFIITNQSGIGRGYYTQEDFNSLTSWMIKEFVKNGITISQVELCPHAPTQECNCRKPKTGMIDNILKNHKIDLENSWLIGDKNSDILCAKNAGIKNTIQVKSGHEFDESSSLANFVCDSIKEVKNIIIPAS